The Thalassophryne amazonica chromosome 6, fThaAma1.1, whole genome shotgun sequence genome includes a region encoding these proteins:
- the kiaa2013 gene encoding uncharacterized protein KIAA2013 homolog, translated as MWLQQRLKGLPGLLSSSWARRLLIALLVFLILSWYLGSERSWRLIRGPAVPGGVAGQCLLAEIHRWSSIVDRGEGFYSTAQEQLGTPFVSGNGHILLDIDSNRLWVASSSQAGSAPVHQTEYSPRVGIHLEGQQTEARATLLWLRKGAVLSVRCVVSAALYSVRDCVTIREEFIAHRSRPNVYLQRIHVNNPSDRTASLEVSYGSPSFGSKFSSSVEKMDDKEIMLSSGRVPMDNNRMVLVLVATKKLSSRIQVSAKSDYTDNILSVVWTSEPIDSLKLDETFSSLRDAAKKELGELIRTSVDQLLADHQQAWADLFISGVEMRKITDSHTPSSHTVNTTLYYVLASTTAPLLDRSLSSEERARLESSLNYADHCFSGHATMHAENLWPERLSNAAQILQLVTLWTLTLQKRSCKVLVAAGAHGTMQGMVLSFGGLQFTENHLQFQADPDVLHNSYALRGIHYNQDLINLAVLLDTEGKPFLHVSVKPQETPVKLYACEAGCLNEPVELTSEVKGHTFPVMVTQPITPLLYISTDLHHLQDLRHTLHLKAILAHEEHMANRYPGLPFLFWFSVASLIILFHLFLFKLIYNEYCGPGAKPLFRSKVSRKSEDDVGDAA; from the exons ATGTGGCTGCAGCAGAGGCTGAAGGGGCTTCCAGGCCTGCTGTCCAGCAGCTGGGCTCGCAGGCTGCTGATTGCACTGCTGGTCTTCCTCATCCTCTCCTGGTACCTGGGATCAGAACGCAGCTGGCGTCTGATCCGTGGCCCAGCTGTTCCAGGAGGGGTGGCTGGCCAGTGTTTGTTGGCTGAGATCCACAGGTGGAGTTCTATTGTGGACCGAGGAGAAGGATTCTACAGTACTGCTCAGGAACAACTGGGCACGCCATTTGTGTCTGGGAATGGACACATCCTGCTGGATATTGATTCCAATCGTTTATGGGTGGCTTCATCGTCACAGGCTGGCTCGGCTCCAGTCCACCAGACTGAATACTCACCCAGGGTTGGAATCCATCTGGAAGGACAGCAGACTGAAGCTAGGGCCACTTTGCTGTGGCTCCGCAAAGGGGCCGTGCTGTCAGTCCGATGTGTGGTGTCGGCAGCTCTGTACTCAGTCCGGGACTGCGTCACCATTCGAGAAGAATTCATTGCTCACAGAAGTCGACCGAATGTCTACCTGCAGCGAATCCATGTCAACAACCCGTCTGACAGGACTGCCTCCCTCGAAGTTTCCTATGGCAGTCCCTCTTTTGGCAGTAAGTTCTCCAGCAGTGTGGAGAAGATGGATGACAAGGAGATCATGCTGTCATCTGGCAGAGTGCCAATGGACAACAACCGGATGGTGCTGGTGTTGGTGGCTACCAAGAAGCTGAGCAGTCGAATCCAAGTCTCAGCCAAGTCTGACTACACAGACAACATCCTGTCGGTAGTGTGGACCTCAGAACCCATTGATTCTTTAAAGCTGGATGAGACCTTCAGCTCACTCCGAGATGCAGCCAAAAAGGAGCTTGGGGAGCTGATAAGGACCAGTGTAGACCAGCTGCTTGCAGACCACCAACAGGCTTGGGCAGACCTTTTTATTTCAG GTGTGGAAATGAGGAAGATCACAGACTCCCACACCCCGTCCAGCCACACGGTCAACACCACGCTCTACTACGTTCTCGCCTCCACCACGGCTCCTCTACTGGACCGAAGTCTGAGCAGTGAGGAGCGCGCCCGCCTGGAGTCCAGCCTGAACTACGCCGACCACTGCTTCAGTGGCCACGCCACCATGCATGCAGAGAACCTGTGGCCTGAGCGGCTGAGCAATGCCGCGCAGATCCTCCAGCTTGTCACCCTGTGGACTCTGACGCTTCAGAAGAGAAGCTGCAAGGTGCTGGTGGCAGCCGGCGCTCACGGCACCATGCAGGGCATGGTCCTCAGCTTTGGTGGCCTGCAGTTCACAGAGAACCACCTCCAGTTCCAGGCGGATCCGGACGTGCTTCACAACAGCTACGCGCTGAGGGGAATCCACTACAACCAGGATCTGATCAACCTGGCGGTCCTGCTGGACACGGAGGGGAAGCCTTTCCTGCACGTGTCGGTGAAGCCGCAGGAGACGCCGGTGAAGCTGTACGCCTGCGAGGCCGGCTGCCTTAACGAGCCCGTGGAGCTGACCTCCGAGGTCAAAGGGCACACCTTTCCCGTCATGGTGACCCAGCCTATCACACCGCTGCTTTACATCTCCACAGACCTGCATCACCTGCAGGACCTCCGCCACACTCTGCACCTCAAGGCCATCCTGGCCCACGAGGAGCACATGGCAAACAGGTACCCGGGCCTGCCCTTCCTCTTCTGGTTCAGTGTGGCGTCGCTCATAATCCTGTTCCACCTCTTCCTCTTCAAGCTCATATACAACGAGTACTGTGGCCCCGGGGCGAAGCCCCTCTTCAGGAGCAAG GTCTCCAGGAAAAGCGAGGACGACGTGGGCGACGCTGCCTGA